A stretch of [Clostridium] innocuum DNA encodes these proteins:
- a CDS encoding transcriptional regulator, whose product MSSRDVMVIAGLFVAAYLLQFYLSYLQMKHITKQYLELTDKYKGEYFIGMNRKKKIGCNPVVILVTDHRNMIQEFYMLDGLLVTARMKRVNLEEEVDIAELEHHKNYLKGKVGEKGFRALQNAAENIMNYC is encoded by the coding sequence ATGAGTTCACGGGATGTAATGGTGATAGCAGGACTATTTGTGGCTGCGTATTTACTGCAGTTCTATTTGTCATATCTGCAAATGAAGCATATAACAAAGCAATATCTTGAATTAACGGATAAATATAAGGGAGAATATTTCATTGGAATGAATCGTAAGAAAAAAATTGGCTGTAATCCTGTTGTGATTCTAGTGACAGATCATAGAAACATGATACAGGAATTCTATATGCTGGACGGTTTGCTTGTAACAGCTAGGATGAAGCGCGTGAATTTGGAAGAGGAGGTGGATATCGCAGAACTTGAACATCATAAGAATTATCTTAAAGGAAAAGTAGGGGAAAAGGGGTTTCGTGCTCTGCAGAATGCTGCTGAGAATATTATGAATTATTGTTAA
- a CDS encoding PTS sorbitol transporter subunit IIC, producing MDVIVEFAEGFIGLFKAGAETLVGNITGILPLLAVIITVLNALMALIGEERVAKISKYAGKSVLIRYSLLPIVFTFTMGSPTNFAMGKLLDEKYKPAYCDSLTGMGHPFTGLFPHTNPAELFVFLGVAQGITKLGLGTTELAVRYLLAGILLGLCRGIITEKVYKMMLNRKRKALHNGE from the coding sequence ATGGATGTAATTGTTGAATTTGCGGAAGGCTTTATAGGGTTATTTAAAGCCGGAGCGGAAACGCTGGTTGGAAATATCACAGGGATATTACCACTGCTTGCGGTTATTATCACAGTATTAAACGCATTGATGGCTCTGATTGGTGAGGAACGGGTTGCAAAGATTTCTAAATATGCAGGAAAGAGTGTGCTCATACGTTATTCTTTACTGCCTATTGTATTTACCTTTACAATGGGCTCACCCACCAACTTTGCTATGGGAAAACTATTGGATGAGAAATATAAACCGGCATATTGTGATTCTCTGACAGGTATGGGACATCCGTTTACAGGATTATTTCCACACACAAACCCGGCTGAATTGTTTGTATTTCTCGGTGTGGCACAGGGTATAACCAAGCTTGGCTTAGGGACTACGGAATTAGCTGTACGCTATTTGCTGGCTGGAATTCTGTTGGGCTTATGCAGGGGTATTATTACAGAAAAGGTATATAAAATGATGTTGAACAGAAAACGGAAAGCGTTGCATAACGGGGAATAG
- a CDS encoding PTS glucitol/sorbitol transporter subunit IIB, whose amino-acid sequence MNKFIDMVSNIATKFGNGFGNVTAVLFQAGRDTVDMILHTVLPFMIFVSALVGIISTSGIGDIIAHFLTPLAGTLPGLFVLSFICSMPFLSPILGPGAVIAQVVGVLIGTEIGSGNISPQLSLPALFAINSQVAADFLPVALSLADADPETIEIGVPSILMARVVTGPLGVLIGYLLSIGLY is encoded by the coding sequence ATGAATAAATTTATAGATATGGTTTCAAATATAGCAACGAAGTTTGGTAACGGCTTTGGTAATGTAACTGCTGTATTATTTCAAGCAGGAAGAGATACTGTCGATATGATTCTGCATACAGTGCTTCCCTTCATGATTTTTGTATCAGCATTGGTAGGTATTATTTCTACTTCAGGAATAGGAGATATCATCGCGCATTTTCTGACACCGCTTGCCGGTACACTACCGGGCTTGTTCGTATTATCGTTTATTTGCAGTATGCCGTTTTTGTCACCTATCTTAGGACCGGGAGCTGTAATCGCACAGGTTGTAGGTGTACTTATCGGTACCGAAATCGGAAGTGGTAATATTTCACCACAGCTCTCTCTGCCTGCGCTGTTTGCCATCAACTCACAGGTCGCAGCGGATTTTCTTCCGGTAGCATTAAGTCTGGCGGATGCCGATCCTGAAACGATTGAGATTGGTGTGCCGTCTATTTTAATGGCAAGGGTAGTAACCGGTCCACTGGGAGTGCTTATAGGATATTTACTTTCCATCGGTTTGTATTAA